The genomic stretch ACATGCTTAAGCAACTCTTTCACTATCGCTACGGGATAACTTGGTCTCGCCTGCTGATACAGCTGACTTCCTGTCGAAAATAAATCTTTCATTTTTGTTTGGTATCACTGACGATCGTTCATAAAAGCAACTATAACCGAACAACATGTAAGCATTGTGGATTTTCTCACTTCAGCCTAGATTGTAATGACTCACAAATACCACGTAGCCCACCTTACAAAGCGCAAAACTTTTTAACAGACGAAAAAAAGCCCCAAATTAATTGAGGCTTTTTAAAATATGGTGGCGAGACCCAGGTTCGAACTGGGGACACACGGATTTTCAATCCGTTGCTCTACCGACTGAGCTATCACGCCGATGCGGTGTATTAAGCCGTATTCACCGTAACTTGTCAATTAAAATCATCAAGTTTCCAAACGAGTGAATATTTTTTACCCAAAAAAAATCCCCGATTGGAATCGAGGATTGAAAACTGAAAATACGTTTTAAAATATGGTGGCGAGACCCAGGTTCGAACTGGGGACACACGGATTTTCAATCCGTTGCTCTACCGACTGAGCTATCACGCCAATGGGGCACATTAAACAATGTTACATAATAATCGTCAAGCCCCAAATGCGGAAAAACACCACGTTCGCTTATTTTTAATGCAATACACGACGAAATCGTCTTAAATTTTGCCTAAGTGCGCCAAACAGCGATGGATTGCGCCACACCCTGGCTCAAAAGCCCTGACATTTTTCGCTTCTTCAAATCGGCAAACTTCTGCAACCAGCCTTTCTGCAACGCCTCGACCACGATTGGCAGGATGCACAACAATATTTTCCAATACTTTGGTTTCGCCTTGACCCGTACACCAAATTGCACCAATAATTTTAGAATTAAATTCTGCTGTGTAAACTAAGGTATACTGTGCAAGGTTTTGCTCAAGTTGCTCAATGGCGTCTTTCCCGTCACCAAACTCAGGACTGGTATCATATAATCGTTCCAATTGATCACGAATCTCATGTTTTTCAATTGAAGTGTAAGCATGTACGGTGATAGGCATTGATTAACCCTCCAGAGCAATCTAATATGCCGTGACTTTGTCACAGCCTATATTTTTAAATCAAGCATTTTTAACGTTTTTTGAGGGACTTGTCGATGACACAGCGTATCAGTGAAGTAGTGAGAAACACCAACGAAACCAAAATTCGAGTTCGTGTGAATCTTGATGGTACTGGTCAAGGCAGCCTCAATACCGGTGTTCCATTTTTAGATCATATGATCGATCAAATCAAGCGTCATGGTTTATTTGATATTGATATCCATTGTGATGGCGATGTTGACATTGATGATCACCACACCGTAGAAGATTGTGGCATTACCCTTGGTCAAGCCTTTGCACAAGCGCTTGGTGATAAAAAAGGCCTAAAACGTTATGGCCATTTTTACGCCCCACTTGATGAATCTTTAAGCCGTGTTGTGGTTGATTTATCTGGTCGTCCGGGCTTGTTCATGGATATTCCATTCACCCGTTCGCATGTTGGCCGCTTTGATGTCGATTTATTTTCCGAATTCTTCCAAGGCTTTGTAAATCACGCCTTAATGACGTTACATATCGACAATTTAAAGGGCAAAAATAGCCACCACCAAATTGAAAGTGTATTTAAAGCCTTTGCCCGCGCCTTGCGTATGGCATGTGAAGTAGATCCACGTGCTGAGAATATGGTTGCGTCAACCAAAGGGACACTTTAATGACTCGGATTGCCCTCTTAGACTATGGCATGGGAAATCTGCACTCTGCCGCCAAAGCACTTGAGCATGTTGGCGCACGTGTCGATGTAACCAATGATCCCAAGCTTATTGCGCAAGCCGATAAAATCGTCTTCCCTGGTGTGGGTGCGATGCGTGACTGTATGCAAGGCATGCGTGAAGCTGGTATTGATGACGTGGTTAAAAACGCTGCCTTCAACAAACCCGTTCTCGCGATTTGTGTGGGTATGCAAGCCCTGATGCATCATTCTGAAGAAAATGGTGGCAGTGAAGCCTTAGGCATCTTTGACGGAACAGTCAAACATTTCCCAGATGTACCGCATTTAAAAGTGCCGCACATGGGTTGGAATCAAGTGCAACAACACGATCCCGAACACCCGATGTGGCACAACATTGAGCAAAATAGCCGTTTTTATTTTGTGCATAGTTATTATGTTAAGCCACAAGACAGTAGTATCGTTGCCGCACATTGCGATTATGCACTGCCATTTTGTGCTGCGATTCATAAAGACAATTTATTTGCGACTCAATTCCATCCTGAAAAAAGTCATACCGCTGGTTTACAGCTGTTAAAAAACTTTGTGGAATGGAAAATCTAAGCCAATTATTCAATCATTTATATTTAGATCAAGCCGGTTCGCTGGCTTGATCCTTATCTGCTCGGTCTTTTAGTATTTAGTATTGAAATGACCCACAAGTCCAATATTAACTACTTTGTACTTTCTGATTGATGAACGAAACCACCGGCGATCGGGGTGACCTGAATACTAATTTCGGCATTTAAATTTAATGCAGCATATCTGGCTTTGATTTCAGCCATCAACTGTTCAACCGTTGCTAGGCTTAAATCGGCAGAGCATGGCCGTGGATCTTGATGAAAGGCCGTATTTTTCGATTCCTCTTTGCCTTCAAAGACCCAACGCTCACTCACTCCCAATATTTTTGCCAACTCAATTAAGTGTTGTGCAGACGGAATGCTTGAGCCTTGCAACCATTGCGTGACGGTCTTTTTAGAAACACCAAGCGCATCAACCAAGTCGATCTGTTTTAAGTTCTTATCTTTAATTAACTGCCTGATTCGCTTAACACCATCTAATAAGAGATCGTCGTACTTATCATCCATCGTCACGCTTCCTATTTTAAATCGCTGGCTAAACCGTTCAACCCATTGACTGAATCAACAACGATTGAATGGACTTAAGGTGATATTTAACATTTAAATATCATAGCCTAAAAGCCATTTTGAAACTGTAACTCTGCTTTGATCTCCTGAAAAAATAAAAAGCTGCCGCAGAGACTTAGCGATTAGAGAATACTTTGTTAATATGTCACACAATTAATTCATGATGACAACAGCCAAGGAGCGCAAGCATGCTGATCATCCCCGCAATTGACCTAAAAGATGGTCAATGTGTTCGTTTAAAACAAGGTCGAATGGAAGACAACACCGTATTTTCAGAAGATCCAGTGGCCACTGCACAGCATTGGGTGAATGAAGGAGCACGTCGCCTGCACCTTGTTGATCTAAACGGTGCTTTTGCGGGTACGCCCATTCACAAGCCTGTGGTCGAAGCGATTGCGAAAGCACAGCCTGATCTACCAATTCAAATTGGTGGTGGAATCCGTTCATTAGAAACCATCGCGCATTATCTTGAAGCGGGTGTTTCTTTTGTGATTATTGGAACCAAGGCCGTACAAGACCCCGCATTTGTTGAGCAAGCCTGTAAACAGTTTGCAGGCCATATCATTGTCGGCATTGATGCGATCAATGGCATGGTTGCAACCGATGGTTGGGCCAATGTGACTGACGTGAAAGCGACTGACTTAGCAAAACGTTTTGCTGATGCTGGCGTATCTAGCATTGTCTATACCGATATTGCACGTGATGGCATGATGCAAGGTGTAAACGTTGAGCAAACTGTTCATCTTGCTAAATATTCAGGTCTTCCTGTGATTGCTTCTGGTGGCGTCACCAATCTTGATGATGTGCGTCTACTGCAAGGTCAACCTGGCATTCTTGGTGCGATTACTGGTCGTGCGATTTATGAAGGTACGCTTAGCTTGCGTGAAGCACAATTGATTCTAGACCAATCATCATTCTAAATCATAAACTTATATCGTCTTGAAAGAGGCCAATGTGGCCTCTTTTTTGTTCCTATTTTTTCTCCCCCTTTTATTAATATTTCGACAATTTATGACCCAGCATCCCGCTCCTTGGTTTAAAACCAAAGCACCGCAATTAGCGCTGTTATTTATGACGCTAATTTGGGGTGGCACTTTTCTGATCGTTCAATATGGCCTAAATTATAGCTCGCCATTATTTTTTGTTGGCTGCCGTTTTGCCGCAGCGAGTATTGCCGTGGGATTGCTGTATTTCCGTCACTTAAAAGGTATACGCCTGAAGGATGTGATTGCTGGTGCCTGTATCGGTGCCACCATTGCCGCAGGTTACAGCACACAGACCATTGGCTTACAAACGATTAGCAGCAGTGAATCCGCCTTTTTAACCGCACTGTATGTGCCACTGGTACCAGTTCTATTGTGGTTGATCTTCCGCAAAAGCCCAAACCTCATGACTTGGGTTGGCGTGATACTGGCCTTTATTGGTTTGATCATGCTGACTGGAAATGGCTTAGGCCAGCTCAATTTCAACTTTGGTCAAACCATTACCATGCTCGGTTCGATTGCCATTGCCTTAGAAATTATTTTAATTAGTTTTTTCTCGAATAAAGTTGATCTCGCCAAAGTCACAGTATTACAACTCGGCTTTGCTTCAATCATTTGCTTTGCGATGATGCCAATTGTCGGTGAACATGCGCCAAACGAATTTTCATGGATATTGGTGGCGATTACGGTCGGACTTGGTCTTGCCAGTGCGTTTATTCAAATGGTGATGAATTGGGCACAACGCTTTGTCGATCCGGCACAAGCTGCGATTATTTATGCAGGCGAACCCGTGTGGGCAGGCATATTTGGTCGTATTGCTGGTGAGCGCTTGCCTTTTATCGCCTTATTGGGTGGGGCTTTGGTGGTGTTTGCTGTGATTATCAGTCAGTTAAAACCGAAGTTCCTTAAGTCTAAAGCTGTATCGAAGGATCTGTCTTAATCGACTCCTGAGCGACTTGAATATCAATGGCACTCCGTTTCAGACTTTGCATGCTTAAGTAAAATACGAGTTTGATAATATTCAACACTCGGCATTGGTGCATAGAAATGGTGTAGTAAGGCTTTCCACTCCAGATAAGCCGCTGACTGTCTAAAACCATGTTGATGATCCTCAATCCGTTCCCAAACAATCATTAAAATATAACGATCTGCTTGAGTCGCATGCTTGAGCAATTGCAGTTCATGAAAACCAGAGATGCCCGCAACTAAACCTTTGGCTTGCTGCATCGCTTGTTCAAAGGCCGTTGATTGATCTGGCTTAATCTGTAAATAAACGTGCTCAATAAACATCAGTGTCTCCATCCTTGGAATCAAATATAAACAGCGCTGTGTGACTACCTTAAAATTTGCCTAAACATTCGCTTTAAAATTTCAGCACGTTAAATGGGGAAATCATCCAAATCAACAATAAGAGATTAAAGACGATGGTCAACCGATAAATCTTTAAAAAAGGTTGTTTCTGAGTCTTATGACGCAGGCGCTGTTGTGCCAACCAAGCCGCTGGCCAACCCCCAAGGAAGGCCAAAACATGTAGAGTCTGTTCAGCAATGCGACGACGACCGAGTTGTGCTGCTTCTTTGTCTTGGGCATAGCACCAATAGCAGATCAGATTGATCAATAGTAAAAATAACAGCAATAAACTCGGTAGCATGCCGACTGCGGACAATATGCCAATCCCAATAATATAAGCTGCGATAAGGATCTGCATCGGCTGTAGACGTTGGCGATGACCTGAACTGGCATGTGGTGCAGGCTTGGGGGCTCTTTGCGTTTGGGTTTGTGAGGCTTTTAAATACACCACTTGACTGGCTCGATAACGCCCTTTGCCATCAATTACCGCTTTATATTCTAGAGCACAACCAATAATTGGACGCGGCCCTTGCCGTGTAAAATCTTTGATATGCAAAAAAACCCGTGCTTTGGCGGCATCATCAGGTTGAATAAAACCATAACCTTGATCATCAAACCACTCGACTAACCGACCTTGATCACGCAATGCATTTCCCCTTTTCAAACACCCAATGGGTTAAAGTTTCCATTAAGCCAATACAGAATTTAAGCGTTCCATCAGCATATTACGCATTTCTAATGGATTTTTATGCAAGATATCATCACCCGTGCGGGCATGCATTTTATTTTTAAGCGCAACACCCAAACGCATTAACCAAAAACGACATGCTGCAACGGCCAAATATACATCTAGACAGGCTGACTCATCTACTGTGAGTCGACGTATCGCCTGATAGGCAGTAAGAAAAGCATCTCGTTTCTCTAAATCTAATGTTACTGCTGGGAAATTGGTGCAGAAGTCATTGATACTGATCGCAATATCAAATAAATACTCATCTCGATTCAGTTCATAAAAATCTAAAATACCGCTGAGCCTGCCTTCTTGGAATAAGGTATTGTCCCGAAATAAATCTGAATGAATCAAGCCCTGTGGGCGATCTGGATGTTGTTGCTTTTTAACTTCAAATACGTCCATTAACTGGGTTAATAGCGCCCTATCTGCTGGCTGCATGCTGACTTTTAAATCCAGTGCGATCTGCTTCCAATACTGATGATTGCGGTTAAATTCACGTTGTAACGGCAAGTCTTTGAGCGCCACATGCAATTGAGCTTGCGCACGAGCAACCGCTTGGACTTGTGCCAGTGTGGTCTGTTCTGGATGTGAACCATAAAGGCGTGGTGCAATTTGTGCAGGTTTGTCGGCCAAAGTATGAATCGCCTGCCCTGCATATTTTAATGGGCCTGCCACTGGTAATCCATGTTGCGCCAATTGGTCAAGTACAGGCACAATTTCACCTGCTTGCGCCGCAGTCATCTCTTCAAAGACCGTCAAAACATACTGACGTTGATCGGCACATTGCAGAAAGTAGTTGGTATTTTGAATGCCTGCTTGAATTGGAATCAGTTCAATCACTTTAAGTCCATAAGCTGCTGCAAATAATTGGACCTGCGCCAAACTTAAAGTGGTATACACCGACATAGAAAACCTGCGATAAAAATGAAATAAGTTTGATAGAATACTCGTTCCCACTCTGTAGGTGTAGCACCTCACGAGTAGAGTTACATAATCGCCTGTTATTTTTGGAAAAAATTATGCTTGCTAAACGTATTATTCCTTGTCTCGACGTAGATAATGGTCGTGTGGTCAAGGGTGTACAATTTCTTGATATTCGTGATGCAGGCGATCCTGTTGAAGTGGCACGTCGTTATAACGAGCAAGGTGCTGATGAAATTACCTTTTTAGACATCACCGCCACCTCGAATGGCCGCGATACCACCTATCGTACCGTTGAACGTATGGCAGAAAGTGTTTTTGTTCCGTTGACCGTCGGCGGTGGGGTGCGTAAGGTTGAAGATATTCGCCTGTTGCTAAACGCTGGCGCAGACAAAGTCAGCATTAACTCTGCTGCTGTGTTTACCCCAGAATTTGTTCAAGAAGCATCACAACGCTTCGGTGCACAATGTATTGTGGTGGCGATTGATGCGAAAAAGACCGCTGAAAATAAATGGGAAATCTTTACCCATGGTGGCCGTAAACCCACGGGCATTGATGCCATCGATTGGGCTGTTAAAATGGCCGAATACGGTGCTGGCGAATTGTTGGTTACATCGATGGATGCAGATGGTACCAAAGCGGGATATGATTTAGCCCTCATGCGCCAAATTAATGATCGCGTCAATATTCCAACCATCGCCTCAGGTGGTGTTGGTAATTTACAACATTTGGCTGATGGTATTCTCAAAGGCGGTGCCGATGCGGTGCTTGCTGCGAGTATTTTTCATTTTGGACAGCACAGTATTCCTGAAGCTAAACAGTATCTTGCAGCTCAAGGCATTGAAATGCGTCTCTAATCGAACAATGTGTTGTTTAAGGACATCCGTACTCTGCGGATGTTTTTTTTGGAAAGTACAAAATATTAAAGCGTTGAAAAAAAAACGAGCAAAAAACCAAACCAGAGAAATATAAAAAAAACATAAAAAAAAGGAGCCCTTAGGAGACTCCTTATAAAGTGAGAAACTACAGCGCTTGTGTCACTCAATTTAAACTGATATGTGTATATTGCACATATTTAGTATAATACCTGTTTTTTCTATAATGTCGACAAAAAAATTAACTTTTTTTGTGTATTTAGCCCAAATATCACATCTATCTTGCTATTTATGTTTTTCAAGGAAAAAAATAAGAGGCTATATCAGCCCCATTGCTCATAAATTTAGCTTATTTTTCAATCAATTATGAGGTTCCGGCAAGGCCTTCGCCACCCACTTGGCTGGAAAATAACGTTCGACAGCCTGATTCAATACTTTTGAAAATATGGCTGGCAAAGGTACACCCAAAGGATTTTTTTCTTGTAAATCAATAGATGAAATGACGCGTGTGCCCATCACATAATCAAACCATGGTTTAGTCACACACCAGTTGGCATCTTGATTGGCATTCATATGATGATCATAGTGCCAAGGAATGGTTTTTTTGGCCCAACCAGGCTGCAAATGAGAACGTCGATGTACGTAATAGTAATTACAGGCACTATAAACGGCAGCAGCACTCATGCCTTTGGAAATGGGATAAAAAATCAAGCCTGCTGCACTTGCAACCACAGCCAAAGAAATAATTTCATTCTTGGTCCGCCAGTTGCTAATCCCCTCAACATAGCCATCATCATGAAAATCCTGTTTCACCACTTCGCGATGATGCGCCCAATGTGATTTCATACTATGTGGCACAGGGCTATAACGGGGTTTTCCTGGTCGATGGGTACCATGCAAAATAAACTTATGTGCAACCCACTCAAACCCATTCGCCAAAACCAATCCAACTACAAATCCTTTTATCATCATGATCTCCCACTTGTTTTATGCTTAATATAGGCAATTCCATCGCAATGATATTGACTTTTAAAAGCATAAAAATTGACAAATCACGACAAAGCAGTAGGCTAAGTACTTTGGCCTGATGAACTGATCTTTTCAGCACACTGCAATGACTCAACTATCGACATCTAAAGCATTGAAAGACTATTCTGGTTCCGTCTATGGCGGACTTGGCCAGTTGCTGTATGGCTATTGTCAGGTAAAAGGCATCGCTATTTCCCCGCAATTACAACAACTTCAACAAGTGGAGCGCTTTGAGTTTAGTGTTTGGCGTGAACGATTAGATGAGATTGCGCAGCACAGCTCAAGTCCAGCACTCGGCCTTGAAATCGCTGAATACATTCAACCCAAGCATCTTGGGGTGATGGCCTATATTGCGATGTCCTGTCACACCTTGGCCGAAGCACTGGCGCGTTATCATCATTTCTATCGTTTGATTTATGATGGTAGTCATTTAGAAATTGAGGTTAAAGGTGCGCTGCTGCATATCCGTTGGGCTGAGCTTCCCGCACATTTGATTACCCCACTGACTGCTGAAATTGCGGTGGCACTCTTGGCACAGTTCTTAAAACAATTTCTAGATATCCAAAAAATTTGTTTTGAGCAAGTCAATTTTGCCCATCATAGTAGAAAGACCCTCGTTTATGAGCAGTATTTTGGGTGCAGCGTAAAGTTTGGACAGGCGCATACTGAACTGATTTTACCGTTAAATATACTGCAACAACCGATTCGACAAGCCGATCCCACCCTAGAACAACTCTTGATGCAACAGGCACAAGCCTTATTAGATAAACTGCCACACAGCACTCAATTGGATCAGCGTTTGCAACAAGCCATTTTGCTGGGATTACAACGAAATAACTATCAGATTGAGCATATTGCGGATCAGCTTAAACTCTCGGTCAGACAACTACAACGTCATCTGCAACAGCAAAATAGCCGCTATCAACACCGCGTACAACAAGTCCGTCATATGCTCGCTGCGCAATATTTGCAAGACCCACATCTCAGCTTGCATGAAATTGCGCTGCTACTCAGTTATTCCGAACAAAGTGCTTTTCAACGAGCCTTTAAACAATGGACCGGACACACACCAAGGCAATGGCGAAAGCAGGTTTAATCCGCGCTATAAAAATGGGTTTTCTATTTCACCTTGTTGTGCAGTTTCAATTTTCTCAGGCAAATGCTTTTCTTGTTCAAGTGCCGTCACCACATCATTAAAAAAAGCCTGTAAGGTCTTTGCAATTAGCAGGCCGTCTTGGTCTTTATTGATTTGTAAATTGCCATACAGATTAATATGATCCAGATCATTTTCTAAAGTGAGATCATGGATCGCATGTGATTCGGTTCCTTTTTCAAATGGTTTAAACATGCCATTCCCTCATCATTAATATTGAAGACCTAAGCGACTTTGACTACGTTGTAGCACAAAATAGAGTACCCCGCATAGCAACGCCAAGCATATAAATAAGTTGTTATTTAGGCAAGGATTAACGGGAATCTTGCATAAGAGAACGTAAGGCCGCACTGATGATTTGTTTGACTAAATCCGTAATCGTTGACTCACCAGATGCTGTCGTTGTGCTAGGTGCTGTCGTTGTACTGATTTCTTTGGCGCCAGACTGCGGTTGAAATTGTTTTTGCAACGCTTTCATGTTGTCGGCAGATACCCCTTGGGCACATTGACTCTTACCATCCCAATGTGAATATGCAATTTTTTGATTGGGTTTAACTTGGCTGGCACTGAGTGGCAATTTATAGGTATTACGCTTTTTATCTTCGTTCAACTGCGGAAAAATATTAATCCCCAACTGCTCTTCTAGTTCACAGACACTAATGACCTTCACCTTTAACGAGTTATCATTTGGCGCATAATAAGCACCGATTACACCGGTTTTGGGAATATAAATCGCTTTATAAACAGCTGTGGGTACAATCACTCCATTCCCAATGGTTTTTAATTTTTTCCCTGTAAAAACAGGACCAGTCACCACATAGACCTCTTGCTTCTGTTTGGTCACCAGCGCGCGGGTCGCCTCTTCCAGCTCACGCCACACTTGTTGGTTATTTTTCGGGGCTTGCGGCACCATATTGGCGAGAGAAAAACTATCCGCCTGAGATTGCTTATTCGGCATATCCCCATTGGGTGCCATATGACCGCGATCATAGCCAGACCCACGATAATCTGCGAGCACTGCACGATGTGGTGCACTGACCCGGGTTTCTTCATGGAAACTGTCTTCACGTTTAATTTTCTGGCTCAAACGAGCAGGACTTAAATGTTCTGCAGACCATAACGGTGTCTTTGACATACCCGAATACATGACATTAAAGCCATTGAAACATAAGGCATAACTATTTTTATTCAGACTTTCTTTTTGTAGAAATGGCGGTTGTTCACGATAAAACTGACTTAGACATTGTGAATCAGCAGTCGATATCATCGGAATATTTGGCACATATTGCGTGATTTTGTCCTGTCCTGTCGCAAATGCAATCACTGCAGTGACTACGACGCCTACCAGCACTTTCACTTTCATCCCAGATGATTTCAAACCACACTTTCCTCTATCAATAGCACAGGCTCAAAATTGATGCATATCATCACAAAGCATGTAGCGCGGCTATAAATCGCGCTTAAGCAACCAATGATTTGAGGGATGATCAATCAAATTTGAGAAATTCTTAGCATTATTTTAGCATCAAGCCGTTGCCATCGCGGCAGTTTGCACCATCAAAGCGACGCCTTGTGTCGTCAAATGGCCTCAGATGTTCAAATAGCGAGCATTCTTACCCAGAACCACTGCAACAATAGTCCAATGTTAAAAAAACCAAGGACATCGCCTTGGTTTTGGTGTTGAGATCACACTTAGTTTTCAAATCAGCATGGCTTAAATCTGTATTTGACTGCCCATCTCTACCACACGATTGGGTGGAATCTGATAAAAGTCACTGACTGGACTGGTATTGCGTTGCATTGAAATAAATAGCTTTTCACGCCATGGTGCCATGCCATCACCAACAGTATGAATAAGACGATCACGCGAAATGAAGAAGCTGGTCTGCATCATATCTAATTCAAAATTGAGTTGCTCATAGGCTTGCTCTAACGCTTTTGGAATGTTCGGCTGGTCTTTAAAACCATAATAAACAAAGATGCGATAGAAACGCGGTGCCATTTGCTCCACTCGTACCCGCTCAATCAACGGCACATAAGGCACATCACGGGTAATGACCGTAATCATGATATTACGTTCGTGCAACACCTTGTTATGCTTAATATTGTGCAGCATCGCATGTGGCACAATATTCGGTGTCCCTGTCAAGAAAATCGCATCACCTGGCACAAAAATGGTTTCATCGCTCAGGCTAACGCTTTTAATAAACAAGTCCATGGGCAAGGCATCTTTTTCAAGACGCTTAAATACAATCGCTCGACCATCTTTCCAAGTCATCATGATGGTAAAAACCACAGCACCAATGAGAATTGGCACCCAACCACCCGCTGCGATTTTCAATGAGGTTGATGCCACAAAAACCAAATCGATGAGTAAAAATGGAATGGCGAACAAAGCCACTTTCCAAACTGGCCAACGCCAAAATCCATAGGCCAGCACCGAGATTAAAATCGTCCCGCAGAGCATCGTCATCGTCACTGCAACACCATAAGCACTGGCAAGATTTGCACTGGTTTTAAACAAGACAATCAAGATCAATACCGAGAAAAATAACACCCAATTAATAAAGGGCAAGTAAATTTGCCCTTGTTCAACATCTGAGGTGTGGTTTACGGCCAAACGCGGTAAATAGCGCAATTGAATTGCTTGATTGACCATTGAAAACACACCAGTAATCACAGCTTGAGAGGCAATCACCGCAGCAGCAGTGGCCAAACCAATCATCGGATAAAGTGCCCACTCAGGAACCAATAAATAGAATGGATTTTCAATCGCCGATGGATTACGCAGTAACAAGGCACCCTGCCCGGCATAGTTCAAGAGTAAAGCTGGCAAGACAATGATAAACCAAGCCAAACGGATCGGCATACGCCCAAAATGCCCCATATCCGCATAAAGTGCTTCACCACCGGTCATGGTCAAAATCACCGCACCCATCGTCAAGAACGCCACAAATGGCTGATGGAATACGAAATTAAGTGCCCAATGCGGACTGATCATGGCCAATACAAAAGGCGTTTGCATCACGCTCCAAAGCCCAAGCAGTCCAATCGATAAAAACCAAACAAGGGTCAAAGGGCCAAATAGCTTGCCCATGGTACCTGTACCATGGCGTTGTACCCAGAACAAACCTGCCAAAATGCCAATCGCCAATGGCATTAACCAGTCATTAAACATCGGCGTGGCGATACTGAGTCCTTCGATGGCAGATAACACTGAAATTGCAGGAGTAATAATCCCATCACCAAAAAACAGGGATGCCCCAACAAAGCCCAAAGCAATCAAATAGATTTTTTTATTTTCTGCAATTCGTGTGGTCCGAAGGTTAAGCGCCAAGAGCGACATAATCCCGCCTTCGCCATTATTATCTGCACGCATAATCACGGTGACATACTTAAAGCTGATGGTCAGCATCATGCACCAAAAAATCAGCGATAAAATTCCCAATACCGTTGCTTCAGTGATGGCAATATGTGCAGTTAAAAAACATTGCCGAAGGGCGTATAAAGGGCTGGTTCCGATATCACCAAACACGACACCAAGGGCAGCGAGAGTGATCGCGGGCATTGCCGCTTTTTTTGCAGTACTTTGCATATTTAGCCATCAATCTAGACAATATTTTTGCGAATCATATCACTGAGAAAAAACTTTTGCTCTAA from Acinetobacter pullicarnis encodes the following:
- a CDS encoding homoserine kinase: MSVYTTLSLAQVQLFAAAYGLKVIELIPIQAGIQNTNYFLQCADQRQYVLTVFEEMTAAQAGEIVPVLDQLAQHGLPVAGPLKYAGQAIHTLADKPAQIAPRLYGSHPEQTTLAQVQAVARAQAQLHVALKDLPLQREFNRNHQYWKQIALDLKVSMQPADRALLTQLMDVFEVKKQQHPDRPQGLIHSDLFRDNTLFQEGRLSGILDFYELNRDEYLFDIAISINDFCTNFPAVTLDLEKRDAFLTAYQAIRRLTVDESACLDVYLAVAACRFWLMRLGVALKNKMHARTGDDILHKNPLEMRNMLMERLNSVLA
- a CDS encoding antibiotic biosynthesis monooxygenase family protein produces the protein MFIEHVYLQIKPDQSTAFEQAMQQAKGLVAGISGFHELQLLKHATQADRYILMIVWERIEDHQHGFRQSAAYLEWKALLHHFYAPMPSVEYYQTRILLKHAKSETECH
- the hisH gene encoding imidazole glycerol phosphate synthase subunit HisH encodes the protein MTRIALLDYGMGNLHSAAKALEHVGARVDVTNDPKLIAQADKIVFPGVGAMRDCMQGMREAGIDDVVKNAAFNKPVLAICVGMQALMHHSEENGGSEALGIFDGTVKHFPDVPHLKVPHMGWNQVQQHDPEHPMWHNIEQNSRFYFVHSYYVKPQDSSIVAAHCDYALPFCAAIHKDNLFATQFHPEKSHTAGLQLLKNFVEWKI
- a CDS encoding GNAT family N-acetyltransferase, yielding MPITVHAYTSIEKHEIRDQLERLYDTSPEFGDGKDAIEQLEQNLAQYTLVYTAEFNSKIIGAIWCTGQGETKVLENIVVHPANRGRGVAERLVAEVCRFEEAKNVRAFEPGCGAIHRCLAHLGKI
- a CDS encoding helix-turn-helix domain-containing protein, with protein sequence MDDKYDDLLLDGVKRIRQLIKDKNLKQIDLVDALGVSKKTVTQWLQGSSIPSAQHLIELAKILGVSERWVFEGKEESKNTAFHQDPRPCSADLSLATVEQLMAEIKARYAALNLNAEISIQVTPIAGGFVHQSESTK
- a CDS encoding DUF1294 domain-containing protein yields the protein MRDQGRLVEWFDDQGYGFIQPDDAAKARVFLHIKDFTRQGPRPIIGCALEYKAVIDGKGRYRASQVVYLKASQTQTQRAPKPAPHASSGHRQRLQPMQILIAAYIIGIGILSAVGMLPSLLLLFLLLINLICYWCYAQDKEAAQLGRRRIAEQTLHVLAFLGGWPAAWLAQQRLRHKTQKQPFLKIYRLTIVFNLLLLIWMISPFNVLKF
- the hisA gene encoding 1-(5-phosphoribosyl)-5-[(5-phosphoribosylamino)methylideneamino]imidazole-4-carboxamide isomerase → MLIIPAIDLKDGQCVRLKQGRMEDNTVFSEDPVATAQHWVNEGARRLHLVDLNGAFAGTPIHKPVVEAIAKAQPDLPIQIGGGIRSLETIAHYLEAGVSFVIIGTKAVQDPAFVEQACKQFAGHIIVGIDAINGMVATDGWANVTDVKATDLAKRFADAGVSSIVYTDIARDGMMQGVNVEQTVHLAKYSGLPVIASGGVTNLDDVRLLQGQPGILGAITGRAIYEGTLSLREAQLILDQSSF
- the hisB gene encoding imidazoleglycerol-phosphate dehydratase HisB, with the translated sequence MTQRISEVVRNTNETKIRVRVNLDGTGQGSLNTGVPFLDHMIDQIKRHGLFDIDIHCDGDVDIDDHHTVEDCGITLGQAFAQALGDKKGLKRYGHFYAPLDESLSRVVVDLSGRPGLFMDIPFTRSHVGRFDVDLFSEFFQGFVNHALMTLHIDNLKGKNSHHQIESVFKAFARALRMACEVDPRAENMVASTKGTL
- a CDS encoding DMT family transporter — encoded protein: MTQHPAPWFKTKAPQLALLFMTLIWGGTFLIVQYGLNYSSPLFFVGCRFAAASIAVGLLYFRHLKGIRLKDVIAGACIGATIAAGYSTQTIGLQTISSSESAFLTALYVPLVPVLLWLIFRKSPNLMTWVGVILAFIGLIMLTGNGLGQLNFNFGQTITMLGSIAIALEIILISFFSNKVDLAKVTVLQLGFASIICFAMMPIVGEHAPNEFSWILVAITVGLGLASAFIQMVMNWAQRFVDPAQAAIIYAGEPVWAGIFGRIAGERLPFIALLGGALVVFAVIISQLKPKFLKSKAVSKDLS